The Eubacterium sp. MSJ-33 genomic sequence TTCCACTTCCTTTGCTTTGCGTGCGCAAAATCCCGTTGTCATATAACGGTAACCTTCCGCTCGATCCTGCTCATCCAATTTCCATTCCACAAGCGAATGAATCGTTGTGTTACCATTTCCTGTACGAAACAGTTTTTCGACTGGCTGTTTCTCATCCAATGTACAGTTTGGAATCATATTCTGCATCAGCAGAAGCATCAACACACTTTTTCCGCCACCGTTTGCAAGATCATACAATGTGTTTTTTCCATACATACGCATCGTGAAATCATCATAATACTGTGTTCCAAAATTATATTTTACATTATTCACCCGGATACGGTTGATACTAGGCATTGGCTTCTCCTCCCAGTACTTTATAGATTTTCCCTTTGTACTCTTCGAAATAATTCTCTACGATTGCATGAAACCGATCAGTCGGATAATACCGATCTTCCACTGTAATAAACAATTTCTGTTCCTGCAGAAAATTAAATGTCAGCTTGACATATCCCGTCCGTGATGCCCGGCTGGCACGGTTTTTATCCTTCTCATCTGATGTCACAAGCGGAAGCTCATCCCACAAAAGTGCCAGTGATTTAAAACTGTCCGCTTCCACATCACTCATCGAATATACGGATAAATCTTTGGTGATAGAAGCAAGATACGTTGTTACCTGCTCCAGAATATCTTCCAGTCGCACATATTCCTTCACCTGATATGATGCCGAATCCTGATAAAAAAGCAGCAGAAAATTATACATGATAAAATAAACCATATACAATTCCCGATTCAGACGCAGTCCAAGCGCCCGTTTCATATCATCGTTTGTATACCCGAATATCCGGTTTCCTTCTCCTGCCGTCAAATAAATTGCATCCTGATACTCATAGAGGTTCAGATTTAACTTCTTCATCATCTGTGTCACGATATCATACACAGCAGCATTTGCATAAAACTCTTCATACATGTCCCGTGTATCCGGATTGTTCCGTGAGATTTCCTGCCCGGTAATCAACGCGGCATACACGTCCAATGCTTTTTCCAGATTTCTCTGTTCCATTACTCTGCTGCCTCCCTTTCAAAATTCATATCCGTTACCACAAATGTATCAACTGCCTCTGCTTCCTTTATTTGTGGTTTTAACTCTACCTGTTCTGTTCCAAATGTGATTGCAAATCGAACATCCCGGATCTTTGTTTTTTCCTCTTCTGTCAGGTGTTCAACAACCATCTCTTCCAGCATCGTTTCCTGTTTTTCCAGCATAGATGCCACATCATAGACTTTCTTTCCGGACAGATGGACCAGAAATGCATAATAATCACGGTTCGTATAGATTTCCTCCCCAAATTTGATCTCCAAAATTCCGTTATATTCCTTTAACGTCACACAATTCCATTTTTTCAACTGATCACATAACTCATAAAAAAGCCGTGCAAAATTCTGTCCGATCTTCTGTTCCAAAATTTCATCTTCATATTTGAAATCCGGAGTCAGCTCCCGTTTTTCAATCTTTTCTGTCTCCTGCTTATCATCGCTCCGCAATGTCAGAATATTATCAATGTTACGCATTGTGAAATATTTATCTGTGTGCGGTGCAAAAAGCGGCTCGAGTACATGTGCAAGCATATCCGGCTTATCCTGCTTCATAATCGTATTTAATGCCTGTTTAAAATCAAATACAGGTCTTAGCTTCCGTAATTTGGCACGGTGAATAATCTGATCCGACAACTGCGATAATTCCGTTGTTTCACCGATTAACCGGCTATGATTGTAAATCGTCTTTTTCAGTTCCGTCTCCAACTGGCTGATCTCCGCGAGTGCTTTCGAATGTAATGACGGTGCACCTCC encodes the following:
- a CDS encoding DUF6063 family protein, with the translated sequence MEQRNLEKALDVYAALITGQEISRNNPDTRDMYEEFYANAAVYDIVTQMMKKLNLNLYEYQDAIYLTAGEGNRIFGYTNDDMKRALGLRLNRELYMVYFIMYNFLLLFYQDSASYQVKEYVRLEDILEQVTTYLASITKDLSVYSMSDVEADSFKSLALLWDELPLVTSDEKDKNRASRASRTGYVKLTFNFLQEQKLFITVEDRYYPTDRFHAIVENYFEEYKGKIYKVLGGEANA